The sequence CTTAATAATGTTCCGCTCCACCTGTGAATACATTCTAGAAGCTGTGTATATTTACATTGTAGAAGATGTAACGtggtaaataatatatatatatatatatatatatatatatatatatatatatatatatatatatatatatatatatatatatatatatatatgtatgtatgtgtgtgtatgcatatatagagagatataAATATGAAAAGAACAACATTTTGCACTGTGTTACACTATTGATTGTAGCTAAGGTTGAGTTAACttgctgtgtgggtgtgtgtgtgttgtccttaAAAAATGTGATTTCATAATTGCTTATACAATTGTTGGATCCTTGGACAGCTACAATAAATATATGGATATATTGTTGTCTATTTTGTGGTGCTTTGGCTGTATTTATTATCATGGCAGTTTCAGATTGCTTTCATAATTCTGATTGAATGTGTTGAGACCAGAAAGGCCAAATCAACAAAATTAAAGCAAGTAGATGCATCAATAATACAGAGTTGATATATATTGGGggtactaataatgcaaaataaggagaataaaaaaagacatgaaTCACATAATTAATGCTACTTAATGTTAGCTGTTAGTTTCTTTAAAAGGTCCCAGATATCTTTTTGTGTTTGCAAGATCGTCACTAGAGGGCGGTTTGTCTTCTCTTTGAATGTGTTAACCTGTTTTCACACAAATGCAATTTGTCAGTAGCATACGCACATCTAGTCTTGGCAAGGTAGCATCTAAACATTTTTAGTGCAGCAGAAATTAGTGGTTTGGCCTTACGATAATATTCACCCACAAATAGTAGTTGTATTTGTAAAGTAATGATTCATTTTATTTGACTTCACTGACCTTTTTATGTCAGAGAAGTTTGGCAGCAAAGGTGTATTGGATTTGTGTACCAATTATTCACTTCTAATATAATGCATTAATGTTATTGTTTGGCCTATAGTTTTTTATATTCGCTGCCAAACCATTGGCAATCCCAGGAGTAATGGCATAACAGGAGTAATGGCATTGAGTTTGGAGAAAACTGAGGAGAAGACACAAGCATAGTGAACCATGATGACTCAGcacaagactgtgtgtgtgtgtgtgtgtgtgtgtgtgtgtgtgtgtgtgtgtgtgtgtgtgtgtgtgtgcaaactttCACACAGAATATCTCCCTAGAGTTCCTCCCAAGGACCTTTCACTCCCAACACCATGACATCAAAGAGAGTTTGTCTGAACAATCCAGTTCTTCCTGGTCTAGTCCAGAATAGATCTACCATAACGCAATTTGAATATCAGGGGATTTTCCTGTGAAAAAGAGAGCCTCACTTTCACAACTTTGACTGCCCTGTGTGGTCAGTCAACAGACTAGGATATGATCTCATTGTATGGTGGATTTGCATTTTAATGGGTACAATTTTTATGGGTACAATATCGTCTGGATCGCCGAGACCGCTAAAGGTCATTCTTCTTCATTATCAGGGCGACAGAGGTTTCCTAGGCACAGTCCTGAGGTTGGTTCCGATCCATATGAGGATTCACTAGTGTACCTGGAGCTCCTGGGCCAGCCGccagggaaaatagtcttgcaTCTTTAGGGACCACTTTGGATGCTCACAGATTCTGTGTGCATTGTAATTAAATCAAGAAATGCCTTCCTCAGCAGTcagcatctccctctctctctcctctctctctctctctctctctctctctctctctctctctctctctctctctctctctctctctctctctctctctctctctctctctctctctctctctctctctctctctctctctctctctgttatacACTCTTATATCTCTCTTATATATCCCTCTCTCATATACCCTATAGCTTTTGTGGGACATACTCACAATGTCAAAGACATTTTGTCAGCATGAAAATAATTGCACACAGGGCTATAAAAACACCATCTTATTTATCTCTTTTTAAACTCAATAAGTTTTGAAtagggtgttgttgtgggtccttGCATAATGATCATTTGACTAAGCAGTTGCTTACATCACCAACCACGGGTCCAGCTGTTTCCCATAAACATTCAGACTGCAAACATGGTTTGCAGCCATGGTTTGAAGCCCATAAATACTGCTACAGTCCCCTAAACTAAACATGTACTCTGCATAGTTCTGGGAAAAGGGCTAATTCAAAATGTTTCAATCGGAAAACATCATGTAACTGAAAAGTTCAACTAGGCTTGCGTTTTCCTGTGCGGGTTTTTTACTTCCATATGAAAGGTTTTTTGTTTAAACCCTGAGGTCCTCAGTCTTTCTgagggcatccttgagcaagatgctgtaagttgctttggatataGTGTCTGTTCAGGGTGCTGTATTCTTTCTATGTACTTTCTCATAacattgttgtttgttgtttcctGTTGTGATCACATGTCCTTCATCCTCCACTGACCAGGAGTGAGTCGTCTTTTCAACTTAACCCTTCCCTCAACCTCAGCTTATCTTGTTTATTAGAACGTGTCTTCTTTGTTGCTCTTTGCTaccaaaaacaaatataaaagcTGCTCTTCAGAAGGCTGTTTGCTTTGCTCAATGTACATTTATGCACAGCAATCATTCATCCATTGATGACATAACTTTTGCTGAACATTGGCTATTGACCATTCTCGTCCAAACATAAATAATATGTATACCATCTTGTTGGGTTGTGGACTGAAGAACTTTGAAAGCTATGGCAAAACGTTGAACAAAAAATCATACTTGACCGTTCACACGCACTTAGTAACTGCTGCTTTGTCCTAATCATTTATCGTAGCATCTAGAATGCAATTCAACTGAATTCATGTCTCCCCTGGAAATGTTCCTTCTATTCATTCTTCAAAGGTAGTTTCTTGCCTTATCTTGTGTAACCATAGTTTCCGAAGCACCGGGTGTATTCAGACATAACTTGCATAACTTCAGCCTTTCCTCCGGCTCATGAGGCTATAAAACATTGGAATTGTAAACACAGTGAAGTGATTACATTCAACTGAAAATACATCAAATGTGGTCTTCAAATAGGTTCAGCAAAAGGTGAGGGTGATAAATCCATGGTAACCATGACTCATGAAAAAGTTGCAATTTTCAGCGACTAATTTACTTGGAGAAAAAACTGAATGTAACCCTTGCATGTTTGTGCCCTGAAATTATGTTCGGTTAATTGTGCTCATTTATGATGGACATATGACACCAAACAAAATCAAAGTGGGTTATAATCTCTTTATTGAGACATTAGACATGTTTATTCTAATTTCAACTTAATATCATTACACATTAGTCAGgtccagagaaacacacaatgAGCAACAAATGCATAAGATACTGGATAGGCAATACAGCGTCACTAACAACTCTTCATATTTAGGCAGAAGTTACTAAAAACAAAGTTAAGAAATATAATTACACTGAAAACAAAAGGAGACACATCAGGATAACAACTGGATAGTGGGTACCTCAGACATAGTAGGTGTGAGTTTTACAACTCAATACTAGCATTTGATTTAAAAAGTCTTGATTTCCAATACTTATACAATACTATACTCAAAACTATGAAGAGAAATGGCAAGTATTCAGATCAGCTTTAGATGCATAGTTGCATTTGCTTGTCTTATGGGCCAAATATCAACATGTGTGAATTTGAAACGTAGATGTGATCTTGTTATCGAGTTTCGTTGTCGAGTTCAATACAGGCCCTGGTTCCGTGGAAATACTGAAACCTACAGCCTGAGACCCAGCACCCAGCGCTTAACACATACACCCGCCTTCCTCCCATCTCATCTTGCAGTCCTGTCACTTCCACTTTCCACCCACTAGAGGTCGCCACCGAGACCCTTCCGGAGCCTGGCCGTGCggacctcctccatcagctctttGAGGTACTGGATCTCACGGGCCATGGAGTCAGCCTTCTCGTTCAGCTCGATGTTCTTCCTCTCCAGGTTTGAGTACACGGTGCTAAGTGACTCTTGCTCCACACGCTTCTTTTGGCGGTAGCGTGTGGCGGCTGTCTTGTTCTGCTCCATCTTCTTCAGTTTCTTGTCCTTGGGAGCCTTTGACgacctactgctgctgctgctgcaactactactactactactactactactaccaccacccgCCTCCCCTGTCGATCCCCTGGTGGAGCGCACCTTGCCAGCTCCGCTGGTGCTGGGAGATTGGAGGCTGGGGTCGGGGTAGGGTCTGCTCCGGGAGGGCCGGGACGATGTGGGGGAGGCCCGCGGGGAGGACTGGTCCACCGCTGGCATGTTGGTCACGGTGGTGGTAACTTGGTCTTTTGGGGTCAAGAGGACGACGATgcgggtgggggagagggagaggatgatcctggggaccgggggcacgACGGCGGTGGGCACCGCCACCAGTGCTGGCTTTGCCTCGCAGTCCACCACGTCCACCTCGGAACCCAGGTCCAGGGTGTAGGCGGGGGAGGGCGCGGGAGAGTCGGGCTCCGACTTGATCTCTAGCTCCTCCTGGGGTTCGGGGACGCATGGTAGCGGGGAGGCGGCTTCCCAAAGGTCAACTTCAAACCCGGGCTCTGAAGAAGGTGACATCACAAAGTCGGTGGGGGTAGACACGATGATCACAGCGGGGgaaggggggctgaggggggcagGTGGAGGGGGCGGCTGGGGGAGGGCGTCGAGCACAGTCGGACTGTCGAGGGAGGCAAGGAGGCTTTCTGGTGAGCTAGGGACATCGTCATCGGCGCTGCACGAGCCAATCAGAGAGTCCAGGTCGAACTCGCTCAGGTCCATCCTCTCCGTCATCCAGTCAAGGTCGCGGAACGCATCGCCTACAGGGGAACGTGGAAGTGTTAAAACATTAACTAGACTATTCAAGGCATCATTGGTACGACGTCTCACATTCCGATAATCTCGATAATCAAATAAAGTGAGTCATTCAGTTTACAGCTGGTATATCGTTAACGCCTAATTCAAATTGTGTAATAGATCCTGCAACACTTTCAGCCCTTCTTGAGGTAGAAGATAAATTGGGGTTGTTCTCTGCTCAAGAGATGTGAGGGTCTTTACCTTTGCCACTGGCCACCTCCGTTCCAACGCGGCCCAGACTTGGGGACGGGGCTaaccaggggagggagaggacgtCCGGCCCAAGACCGGCCTTGTCCCCGTGGGGcagcaggtggggcggcgagGCGGGGGGGGAGTAGAAGGCAGGAGGGGAGgcagaagaggaggtggagggggaggaaaatGAAGAGGGCAACGATGACGCGAAGAAGGACAGAGGGCCCTCTGGTCCGTTCGGCTCCTCTGCTGGGTCACACTGGGGGTTCAGGAACCCGGTTGGGTCAGCCGTGGGAAAGGAAGGCCCCCAGAGAAGGGCCTCCATGTCTCCCAGGCCAAACTGTGAGTCTGTCATCATCATGGTCATAATGGCTGTT comes from Gadus macrocephalus chromosome 2, ASM3116895v1 and encodes:
- the atf4b gene encoding activating transcription factor 4b, which produces MTMMMTDSQFGLGDMEALLWGPSFPTADPTGFLNPQCDPAEEPNGPEGPLSFFASSLPSSFSSPSTSSSASPPAFYSPPASPPHLLPHGDKAGLGPDVLSLPWLAPSPSLGRVGTEVASGKGDAFRDLDWMTERMDLSEFDLDSLIGSCSADDDVPSSPESLLASLDSPTVLDALPQPPPPPAPLSPPSPAVIIVSTPTDFVMSPSSEPGFEVDLWEAASPLPCVPEPQEELEIKSEPDSPAPSPAYTLDLGSEVDVVDCEAKPALVAVPTAVVPPVPRIILSLSPTRIVVLLTPKDQVTTTVTNMPAVDQSSPRASPTSSRPSRSRPYPDPSLQSPSTSGAGKVRSTRGSTGEAGGGSSSSSSSSSCSSSSSRSSKAPKDKKLKKMEQNKTAATRYRQKKRVEQESLSTVYSNLERKNIELNEKADSMAREIQYLKELMEEVRTARLRKGLGGDL